In Kryptolebias marmoratus isolate JLee-2015 linkage group LG2, ASM164957v2, whole genome shotgun sequence, the genomic stretch gatgactctcagctactaccacagcaggcgtaaaaatggttgtttttgtgttatcaCAAGTTgttgttcaaaaacacaaagaaattaaggtttttatttttttattgatcattCAGACAGATTTTTACTGCATCATCATCACTCttatcacaaattaaaaatgtttgcataaaatgctcaaattttacataaaagtatttaaataaattcagaataaatcatgaaagttaataaatattacattttgtcATAAATACAGAAgccctgaagaaaaaaaacaaagtttcttgACAGCAGCGCCTTGTTTAGGAGAACCGGGTCGGTTCTGCCGGGTTCTGTAGACGTAGTGTGGAGGACCCGTCGCCATGGAAACAGGACTGTTCctacagtgtttttatttaacaaggaACCCCCTCGATGTGTTCAGGGACCTTCAGTAAAAGTCTCATCAGTGATGAGGTGGAACAGTAGAGATCCATCCGGAACCGTCTCAGACTGAAACCGGACTCACCTGAACACAGAACACAAGTTTAACCTCCACAAACTGAGCCCGCCTCAGCCGGACCCCGGGCCCAGACCCCGGGCCCAGACCCCGGGCCCAGACCCGCCTCACCTTGTTCTGACAGGAGCCCTGACCCAGGATCAGCCCCATCATGGAGTTCAGCACGTTGAGCCCACAGAGGAGGACCTGCAGGGCGCTGATGGTCCCCATCACCGCGAACAGAACCACGTTCCACTGGACCACTGACTCGGGCTTCATGCAGACCCCGGACCACATGGTCCGGTTGTACAGGTACCCCGAGTGCCTGAAAACACCGACACACCAGGTGAGCAGCAGTGGTCAAACATCTGGAGCACCTTGGCTGGTGGGTCTGTCTCACCTGTCAGGGTCGGGCCCCAGAGGGGCCCCCCAGGTGGGACCGGAGGGAGAGTTGTATTGACAGAGAGGACCGTTGACCAGACCGGTGCCACTGACCAGAAAACAGATGAAGGCAGCCAGTAACCCCACACACGAGTACAGAACCTGACACAACAtctggagacagaaacacaacatctgtgggaccaggaccagggccaggaccaggaccaggatcagaaGGAGATCCAGCTCACCTGACTCCTGAAGGCCCAGCAGCCTTTGGTCCTGCTGGTCCGGATGAACGCCCGGGCACTGAGTAAAACCTGAAAGCAAACATCTGTGAAACATCTGCATGACTCGAGCTGCACATGTGATGAAACACTCGGGATCGTACCAGGAAACCGGAACCCCACAGGCCCGTGGCCCAGGTGGCCTCTTTGGTCACGTGACCctccaacaggaagtggatgtccagctcaggaagcagcagcaggatgttGCAGAGCATGCAGACGATCGCCATGGGAACCAGAGACACGCCGACACATCGCAGATACCTCGACACGCACATCTGTCAACAAAAGCCGGAGGGTCAAAGTTCAGCCATGAAGTAATGATGCCGAAGCTAACGGGCTAACGAACGATTAGCTCAAAATGATCAGTCTGTTTGACTCCTTGTGTTAGTAGTAACGTTCTGTCACATATTTATGTCAAATCAAAGTAAAAGCCTCTGAAACCAGCTCAAAGCTTCAAAGAGCCTCAGGCTGCAGACCGCCCGTCGAATTAAAGGTCGACGGGGCGGCCAtatgaaaaacacagaagaaaagcatgctgggtaataaaGATGACCCAGAGTGactggttaccatggtgattcCCACCTTATTGTGGGAGGGACAACAGCCAGCAGGACTTCAGGTAGAACCCAAGACTGAAAGACCTCGAAGCAGAACCTGGAGGTGAAGCCAGAACGGGACCGGCATCTTCATCAGTCTTCATCGGTCTTCATCGGTCTTCATCAGTCTTCATCAGTCTTCATCAGTCTTCATCGGTCTTCATCGGTCTTCATCAGTCTTCATCGGTCTTCATCNNNNNNNNNNNNNNNNNNNNNNNNNNNNNNNNNNNNNNNNNNNNNNNNNNNNNNNNNNNNNNNNNNNNNNNNNNNNNNNNNNNNNNNNNNNNNNNNNNNNNNNNNNNNNNNNNNNNNNNNNNNNNNNNNNNNNNNNNNNNNNNNNNNNNNNNNNNNNNNNNNNNNNNNNNNNNNNNNNNNNNNNNNNNNNNNNNNNNNNNNNNNNNNNNNNNNNNNNNNNNNNNNNNNNNNNNNNNNNNNNNNNNNNNNNNNNNNNNNNNNNNNNNNNNNNNNNNNNNNNNNNNNNNNNNNNNNNNNNNNNNNNNNNNNNNNNNNNNNNNNNNNNNNNNNNNNNNNNNNNNNNNNNNNNNNNNNNNNNNNNNNNNNNNNNNNNNNNNNNNNNNNNNNNNNNNNNNNNNNNNNNNNNNNNNNNNNNNNNNNNNNNNNNNNNNNNNNNNNNNNNNNNNNNNNNNNNNNNNNNNNNNNNNNNNNNNNNNNNNNNNNNNNNNNNNNNNNNNNNNNNNNNNNNNNNNNNNNNNNNNNNNNNNNNNNNNNNNNNNNNNNNNNNNNNNNNNNNNNNNNNNNNNNNNNNNNNNNNNNNNNNNNNNNNNNNNNNNNNNNNNNNNNNNNNNNNNNNNNNNNNNNNNNNNNNNNNNNNNNNNNNNNNNNNNNNNNNNNNNNNNNNNNNNNNNNNNNNNNNNNNNNNNNNNNNNNNNNNNNNNNNNNNNNNNNNNNNNNNNNNNNNNNNNNNNNNNNNNNNNNNNNNNNNNNNNNNNNNNNNNNNNNNNNNNNNNNNNNNNNNNNNNNNNNNNNNNNNNNNNNNNNNNNNNNNNNNNNNNNNNNNNNNNNNNNNNNNNNNNNNNNNNNNNNNNNNNNNNNNNNNNNNNNNNNNNNNNNNNNNNNNNNNNNNNNNNNNNNNNNNNNNNNNNNNNNNNNNNNNNNNNNNNNNNNNNNNNNNNNNNNNNNNNNNNNNNNNNNNNNNNNNNNNNNNNNNNNNNNNNNNNNNNNNNNNNNNNNNNNNNNNNNNNNNNNNNNNNNNNNNNNNNNNNNNNNNNNNNNNNNNNNNNNNNNNNNNNNNNNNNNNNNNNNNNNNNNNNNNNNNNNNNNNNNNNNNNNNNNNNNNNNNNNNNNNNNNNNNNNNNNNNNNNNNNNNNNNNNNNNNNNNNNNNNNNNNNNNNNNNNNNNNNNNNNNNNNNNNNNNNNNNNNNNNNNNNNNNNNNNNNNNNNNNNNNNNNNNNNNNNNNNNNNNNNNNNNNNNNNNNNNNNNNNNNNNNNNNNNNNNNNNNNNNNNNNNNNNNNNNNNNNNNNNNNNNNNNNNNNNNNNNNNNNNNNNNNNNNNNNNNNNNNNNNNNNNNNNNNNNNNNNNNNNNNNNNNNNNNNNNNNNNNNNNNNNNNNNNNNNNNNNNNNNNNNNNNNNNNNNNNNNNNNNNNNNNNNNNNNNNNNNNNNNNNNNNNNNNNNNNNNNNNNNNNNNNNNNNNNNNNNNNNNNNNNNNNNNNNNNNNNNNNNNNNNNNNNNNNNNNNNNNNNNNNNNNNNNNNNNNNNNNNNNNNNNNNNNNNNNNNNNNNNNNNNNNNNNNNNNNNNNNNNNNNNNNNNNNNNNNNNNNNNNNNNNNNNNNNNNNNNNNNNNNNNNNNNNNNNNNNNNNNNNNNNNNNNNNNNNGTCTTCATCAGTCTTCATCGGTCTTCATCAGTCTTCATCAGTCTTCATCAGTCTTCATCAGTCTTCATCGGTCTTCATGGttccagcttttatttttaactaaacgCTTTTTTAGTTCAAGTCTGCAGAGTTCTTGTTTCTTAAAAAGATGAAtttaacacaaaaccaaaagctaaaaaccttttaaactgtttttatctgagGAAATCCTGATGTTTACCAAAACCACCAACTGATTCCTGTAAAAACCAAAGATCAGAACCACACGACTCACCTTAAAGACCAGTCCAGGTCCAGTTCAGACTCAGAAGGACGAAGACCAGTCCAGGTCCGGTTCAGACTCAGAAGGACGAAGACCAGTCCAGGTCCGGTTCAGGCTCAGAAGGACGAAGACCAGTCCTGGTCCGGTTCAGACTCAGAAGGACGAAGACCAGTCCTGGTCCGGTTCAGACtcagaagacaaacaaactgcCTTATTTATATTCAGACCCATGAGGACACGCCTACTGAAGACAGGAAGGACCAAAACATGCACTGGAAAATCCTGACTGCATTGAAGGCAGCACAAAGCAGCCTGCAGAtcgaaccagaaccagaaccagaacacaaACTGTTCACTCACacaaaacatcaacacaaaTTTGGACCGACTCGAGGACTGAGGACAGAACCAAAGACTGGGACAAAAGCTGAGGACAGGCCTGAGGACATGTGGGTCACTTTGGACCCTCTGATCCCTTCAGCTGAATTTCAGATTAGGGTCCAGGTTTAGTTCTGGGACAGAAGCAGTTGGAGCTTTAATGTGTCCAAACTGAGGAAGGGTCCAACAGCATGAGGGACAGAGGACACGGATGGACTGACGTGGAGCGGCACCTCGTCTTTACTTCATCATTTCTCTATTTTCAGTTCTTCTAAATCCGGCTCTTCTTGTTTTAGCGGTTCTGAGTCATCACTGGTCTGCAGGACAGCAAAGACTCATGGGAAACGTGCTCATGTCTCACCGCCACCCAGGGCTGACATCATcagcgcccccccccccacaccgGACGATCGGTCCTGTGGATCCAGGCTCAGTGCTGGACCAGGATTCATGTCCCATCAAGTCCAGAACTCTGAACGGACTGACTGTGAAGTCCAGGGCAGAGACGTCCTCTCCGTCAGAAGACCTGCTGGGACCACCGGACAGGGTCCACCTGGATGACCCGCCTCCTCACGTAGTCCTGGTCTGagtctgactgacagctgacgTCATCCTGATCCAAACTGAAACCTTCTGACTCAGACTGATTGGGAAACGAAGTTTGAGGGACACGCGGTGGACCACAACATCAGAGGACCTCGGGGACGGTTTTCAGGAGTCCAACATCAGACATCAACATGTGAGTCATCAGGGTCACACAACCAACCACAGGAAGACCGAGGCCAGCAGAGCTTCAACCAGTCTGGGTCCAGACCCGTCCACTGGACCGGTCCACCTGACCCGTCCACCAGACCCGTCCACAGGACCCGTCCACCTAATCTGTCCACTAGACCTGCCCACCGGACCCGCCCACTAGACCCATCCACCTGACCCGTCCACTGGACCCGTCCATCTGACCCGTCCACCTGACCCACATTATCAGAACGTGTTCATGCAGAACCGGTTCTTGTGTTCTCTGGAAACAGCATCATTTTACAGGTCGTTTCCTTTCTGAACAACAAATAGGAGGACATTGTCTCTAACCGTCCTCTACATGTCATTGCTTTTAACATCCTGGTCAAAAATGGCCGCCCTCCCAGATTAGATCAGTCTggatctgcagctcagacacaaACTAAACACCCTTTCCCAGACGTGGCCCAGACGTGGCCCTCGGGTCTTTCTGAGAACCTTCTCAGTTCTTTGAACAGAACCTGAGGAACCTCCTGCTCATCCCGACACGTCCTCCTCCACAGACCAATAATCACTAACAGATGGTTCTGAGCaacaaactttttaataatcatAAAAGGGTTGACAGAAACTCTACAGTCACATTCTACTTCCTGTCATGTGACCCTGTGGGTGCTGTTGTGTCATAGCAGAAACAAGGGTGTCACATGACTACTCagtttaagagaaaaaaaagaaatctgtcagCAACTGCagccctttcaaaataaaacatctttgagaaaaaagtgtttttattcctgACAGTTTGTCTgagcagctgaggaggaggaggaggaggaggatgaagagcagcGAGGAGGAGAAAAGATCTCCGTCAGAGTCGTCTGTTTAACGCCTCTGCTGGATGAGGAGGACGAGCTCTTCAAGGCTCTCAGAGACGAAGCAGAATGAGGCGAGGAGCAGGAGGAACTGGGGGCGGTTTTCGCAGCAGATTTGCGGGAGCCTCTCCCAGGTGTGTTAGAGAGCCCCGTCCCCTCTGCCCCCCCTCTATGGTGGCGCAGCAGGTAGGCGTCAGAGGATCCTTTACTCCTGTCGGTGGCTCTTTGTCTCTCCTCCTGATCCAGCTCCTTCTGCAGGAGCAGAGCCAGCCGacggtcctcctcctcctgctgctgtctcACTTGAAGCTCCGCCTCCCAATCAGTCACAGGCCCCGCCTCCAGAGGACAGGAGGGCGAGGACAGCAGGGCTCGTTTGGTGCTCGAGTCTTGTTCTTCAGCGGTGTCCAGCTCCGAGCTCTTCCtcttcagctgactcctttctgTCTGTGGGTGGGGCCGATCCACTTGAAGCTCCGCCTTCAGGAGGAGGATGTTttcctgaaacaggaagtttgggATGTGACATTAGCACTGAAAATCATCTGTTTCTGACAGAACTCAAACTGACCTTGTTAGAGACTGAGACTGGCTGAGCTGCGCGAGGACACAGgaacctgaaacaaacaaacaaacaaacaactgaacaacaacaacaacaaccacgtCAGTAAAGGTGCCACACACACGTGACACCTGTCAGAATGTAACTAAATCCAGAGCGGCCATGTTTGGGACCTGTCGATGTTTCCCACGGTGATCTCCTTCTTCTTGGCTGGCGTGACGTTGGAGACACGACGAACTTCCTGCGAGTTCTGAGAAAACGAGCAGTTAGGATAACCCGTAAAAAGGTGTGGTGACATCATTATGACATCATCGTGGCGCTGACCAGCTGGTTGCTGAG encodes the following:
- the LOC108250979 gene encoding transmembrane 4 L6 family member 5 isoform X1; protein product: MCVSRYLRCVGVSLVPMAIVCMLCNILLLLPELDIHFLLEGHVTKEATWATGLWGSGFLVLLSARAFIRTSRTKGCWAFRSQMLCQVLYSCVGLLAAFICFLVSGTGLVNGPLCQYNSPSGPTWGAPLGPDPDRHSGYLYNRTMWSGVCMKPESVVQWNVVLFAVMGTISALQVLLCGLNVLNSMMGLILGQGSCQNKVRRVWARGLGPGSGPGVRLRRAQFVEVKLVFCVQVSPVSV
- the LOC108250979 gene encoding transmembrane 4 L6 family member 5 isoform X2; its protein translation is MCVSRYLRCVGVSLVPMAIVCMLCNILLLLPELDIHFLLEGHVTKEATWATGLWGSGFLVLLSARAFIRTSRTKGCWAFRSQMLCQVLYSCVGLLAAFICFLVSGTGLVNGPLCQYNSPSGPTWGAPLGPDPDRHSGYLYNRTMWSGVCMKPESVVQWNVVLFAVMGTISALQVLLCGLNVLNSMMGLILGQGSCQNKVSPVSV
- the rnf168 gene encoding E3 ubiquitin-protein ligase rnf168: MFVVCPQSCFLESVDKATLCCPLCRKRVSTWARLNSKKNTLVDQQLWNQIQTCFPLQCQRRLSGQDGDDDDHPVSGVPRVSRPGEVRQEYEDQVTKLMEERRAQDEEEKRASEELIQRLLAEEEELLQEERRRKEEDEQLARQLSNQLNSQEVRRVSNVTPAKKKEITVGNIDRFLCPRAAQPVSVSNKENILLLKAELQVDRPHPQTERSQLKRKSSELDTAEEQDSSTKRALLSSPSCPLEAGPVTDWEAELQVRQQQEEEDRRLALLLQKELDQEERQRATDRSKGSSDAYLLRHHRGGAEGTGLSNTPGRGSRKSAAKTAPSSSCSSPHSASSLRALKSSSSSSSRGVKQTTLTEIFSPPRCSSSSSSSSSSAAQTNCQE